The following are encoded in a window of Actinomycetota bacterium genomic DNA:
- a CDS encoding nuclear transport factor 2 family protein: MSSAAAEDIAQSVLAAWNARDLETFLALLAEDVEWYDPAMPEPPVRGRPAVRAFAEAVLHAFPDFEYEIRGPLCSAADGSRCAIAWRISATHLHPLLPLGYAPTRRKASFDGVDVLDIREGKVTRIMTAFDILPAAEQLLGMRLRPVPGTWRAKGVVAVQRVLAYFARRRK, encoded by the coding sequence ATGAGTAGCGCCGCCGCGGAGGACATCGCACAGAGCGTACTGGCCGCTTGGAATGCCCGCGACCTCGAGACCTTCCTTGCCCTCCTCGCGGAGGACGTGGAGTGGTACGACCCCGCCATGCCGGAGCCGCCTGTACGCGGGCGACCAGCTGTCAGGGCGTTCGCGGAGGCTGTGCTGCACGCCTTCCCCGACTTCGAATACGAGATTCGGGGACCCCTGTGCTCGGCTGCTGACGGAAGCCGGTGTGCGATCGCGTGGCGAATCTCAGCGACCCACCTACATCCGCTGCTCCCGCTCGGATATGCACCGACCCGTCGCAAGGCGAGTTTCGACGGTGTCGATGTTCTGGATATCCGGGAAGGCAAGGTTACTCGCATCATGACGGCGTTCGACATCCTTCCCGCGGCCGAGCAGCTGCTTGGCATGCGCCTGAGACCCGTACCGGGTACGTGGCGTGCCAAGGGTGTCGTAGCCGTGCAACGTGTTCTCGCGTACTTTGCGCGCAGGAGGAAGTAG